One region of Juglans microcarpa x Juglans regia isolate MS1-56 chromosome 7S, Jm3101_v1.0, whole genome shotgun sequence genomic DNA includes:
- the LOC121240892 gene encoding probable LRR receptor-like serine/threonine-protein kinase At3g47570 translates to MLYGEIPSSLGSCIKLEILSMGRNSFQGIVPPSFGSLRGLQELNLSWNNLSGKIPDLLVDMKSFHFLDISYNNFEGSMPTDRIFKNLSSALVAGNNKLCEGIPEMYLPTCNFKEPGNFEGSVTSVLYLLFVSWLRKKQKVSISSSSRNLLLNFLQSLLKATYGFSLANLLGVGGFRSIYKGVINESGTIIAVNVLNLLRHGSFRSFLVECEALRNIRHRNLVKFLTVCSSVDYYGNDFKALVYEFMVNGSLKEWLHPIGTENEVHQDQRNLDLFQRLDIDIDVASALEYLHYHCQTQIIHCDLKPSNVLFDAEMIGYLGDFGIARFSPGSNYNSSTTHSGTTGLKGTISYAAPEYGMGNEVSTHGVMYSYGILLLEMFKGKRPTDDIFQCTLILHSFVKIALP, encoded by the exons ATGTTATATGGTGAAATTCCTAGCAGTCTTGGCAGTTGCATTAAGTTGGAAATTCTAAGCATGGGAAGAAACTCCTTCCAAGGAATTGTTCCGCCAAGTTTTGGCTCTTTGAGAGGACTGCAAGAATTAAATCTTTCTTGGAACAATTTATCGGGAAAAATCCCTGACCTTCTTGTGGATATGAAGTCCTTCCACTTCTTAGATATATCATACAACAATTTTGAGGGGTCAATGCCAACAGATCGCATTTTCAAGAATTTAAGTTCAGCTTTAGTTGCAGGGAATAATAAACTATGTGAGGGAATTCCTGAGATGTACTTGCCTACATGCAACTTCAAAGAGCCTGGCAACTTTGAAGGATCAGTTACTTCGGTGCTGTACCTTCTGTTTGTTTCATGGTTGAGAAAGAAGCAAAAAGTGTCAATATCAAGTTCTTCAAGAAATTTGCTTTTAAATTTCTTACAAAGTCTCCTAAAAGCCACATATGGATTTTCTTTAGCAAATTTGCTTGGAGTGGGTGGTTTTAGATCAATTTATAAAGGAGTTATTAATGAGAGTGGAACTATAATTGCTGTCAATGTCCTCAACCTCTTGCGTCATGGTTCCTTCAGAAGCTTTCTTGTTGAGTGTGAAGCCTTGAGAAACATCAGACATCGAAATCTTGTAAAATTTCTTACAGTTTGTTCAAGTGTTGATTATTATGGTAATGATTTTAAGGCTCTAGTTTATGAGTTCATGGTCAACGGAAGCCTTAAGGAATGGTTGCATCCAATTGGTACAGAAAATGAAGTGCATCAGGACCAAAGAAATCTTGATCTTTTTCAAAGGTTGGATATCGACATTGATGTCGCTAGTGCATTGGAATATTTACATTATCATTGTCAAACACAAATCATTCATTGTGACCTAAAGCCGAGCAATGTTCTTTTCGACGCTGAAATGATTGGATACTTGGGTGATTTTGGGATAGCAAGATTCTCTCCTGGAAGCAACTATAACTCTTCTACCACTCACTCTGGCACTACTGGATTAAAGGGAACTATCAGTTATGCTGCTCCTG AGTATGGTATGGGAAATGAGGTGTCGACCCATGGTGTCATGTACAGTTATGGGATCCTTTTATTAGAAATGTTCAAAGGAAAGAGACCCACTGATGACATTTTTCAGTGCACTCTAATCCTACATTCCTTTGTCAAGATAGCTTTGCCTTAA